GCATCGGCGGGCCAGAATCCCTCTACTAACGCCTGCTTGATCACTCGCCCATGTTCGCTCGCCGGATCGCCTTGCAAATGTAGCCAGTGATCGTCCCGCACGCGGCGATGCATCTCTTCGCCGGTATAGGTGCCACACTCCACTACCAGCGGCAAAATCTGCACGTCAGGTAACGCAGTCAGCAGGAATTGCGACAGATAACCGGTGGCGGTAGCGGTCACGCCGGTCTCGCTATCGCGGCCTGCGCCGGTAAACAGCAGCGTTAGCCATTCGCCGTAAATTTCTTTGCCCCAGTCGTGCGCGGCGAAACGCTGCTCGGCAATCGACAGCAGCATCGGATGCCCCCACGCGCCCGCGCCGGTGTGCAAATCAAAGCTGAGAATGGTTTTTGCCTGCGATAAGTGGTTGGCGATAATGCTTTCCATGGTGCGGTATGACCAACTGGGCTGCTGGCCGCCGTAAAAGAAGCCGTCCGCCGCGTCATATTGCCCCGCTTCCACCACGCGTTTCACTGCCAGCCATCCGGCGCTGCTTAGCGTGTCGGCTAACATCCGATCGGCGTTAGCGCGATCGCCATGGTAAATCGCGTGCCAGCGAGCGTAAGCGGGATTCGCCGGAGCAGGCTGGTTGAAATCGATAAAGTTGCGATTAAGGTCAATATTGTCTTCATTGACACGTCGCAGGTGCGCAGCGCCCCATGGATTGAGCTGATGCAGCATCACAATGGCGGTATCGGCGGGCAGCGCGGTAAGGTTAAACAGATCCAGCCAGGCAATCTGGCAATCAGAGCCGTAGTAACCTTCCACACCATGCGTGCCGGCGATCACCAACATCAGCCGTGAAGCGTTAGCCTCGCCGATGACGGCAACATCGGTGTAAAGTTCTTCGCCCTGCGGGCCGGGTAATGGATGCGCGTAGGAGGTCAACGCGCCGTGTTGGCGTTTAACGGCGGCGAGAAAACGCGCGCGTTGGGTAGTGTAGTGAGGTAAGTCAGGCATGATTGATCTTGCTCTAATTAATGGCGGTCGGGATTGATCTGACCAGCATGGTGCGGTTTGCGGCGAGGTCGCCATAAATAGCGACCCTACGGGAATTGTAGGGTCCGCATTAATGCGCACCCTTCCAATGCCCACGCCTTACTGATTATGGATAGACCTTGAATGTAAAATATTTCTGCGCCAGGTGATCGTAGGTGCCGTTGCTGTGCAACTCAGCCAGTGCGCTATTGATCAACTTAAGATTGGCATCATCACCTTTGCGCAGCCCAATCCCAACGCCGTTGCCCAGAATCTCTTTATCCACCAGCGTGGCGCTGATGACATAACCTTTGCCTTCCGGCGTGCTGAGGAAACCTTGCTCAGCGGAAACCGCATTCGCCAGGCTGGCATCAAGACGCCCTGCCACCAGATCCGGATAAATCTCCATCTGATTGGGATACGACACCACATCCACGCCCTGCGTAGCCCACTTTCCTTTGGCGTAGGTTTCCTGAATGGTGCCCTGCGCGACACCAATCTTTTTACCGCGTAACGCTTCAATGTCGCCAGTCAGCGGACTTTGCGCCGGTGTCAGCAGCGCACTGGGCGTGACGTACAGCATGTCGCTGAATGCCACCTGCTCGCGGCGTTTCTCGGTCATCGACATCGCCGAAAGAAT
The sequence above is a segment of the Candidatus Pantoea floridensis genome. Coding sequences within it:
- a CDS encoding transporter substrate-binding domain-containing protein; translated protein: MKKNLSFALLLSLSAFSHAAFAEQTLRFGVDPTFPPFESKASDGSLQGFDIDLGNAICAQAKVKCEWVQIGFDGSIPALQARKFDAILSAMSMTEKRREQVAFSDMLYVTPSALLTPAQSPLTGDIEALRGKKIGVAQGTIQETYAKGKWATQGVDVVSYPNQMEIYPDLVAGRLDASLANAVSAEQGFLSTPEGKGYVISATLVDKEILGNGVGIGLRKGDDANLKLINSALAELHSNGTYDHLAQKYFTFKVYP
- a CDS encoding DUF2817 domain-containing protein: MPDLPHYTTQRARFLAAVKRQHGALTSYAHPLPGPQGEELYTDVAVIGEANASRLMLVIAGTHGVEGYYGSDCQIAWLDLFNLTALPADTAIVMLHQLNPWGAAHLRRVNEDNIDLNRNFIDFNQPAPANPAYARWHAIYHGDRANADRMLADTLSSAGWLAVKRVVEAGQYDAADGFFYGGQQPSWSYRTMESIIANHLSQAKTILSFDLHTGAGAWGHPMLLSIAEQRFAAHDWGKEIYGEWLTLLFTGAGRDSETGVTATATGYLSQFLLTALPDVQILPLVVECGTYTGEEMHRRVRDDHWLHLQGDPASEHGRVIKQALVEGFWPADADWRALVAFRTQQIFVRGWRALLATL